The Gemmatimonadota bacterium genome segment TGATCCAGGTCCATGGCCATCATCCTGTTGCCGCCGCGCATACCGCCATCGCCACCGCCGGGTCGACCTCCGGCCCCTTCTCCCGCGCCGTCCATGGCGGCTCCGCTGGTGGCGGCTCCGCTGGTGGCGGCTCCGCTGGTGGCGGCTCCGCGTGCGCCGGCGTTGCCTTCCTGCGCCGCCGGACGCTGTGCCGAACCTTCCCCGCCTCCACCCATGCCGCCTGCAATCCCGTCCGCGGCGGGCGGGATCTGCCCGGCAATGCGGACGGGTGCTCCGTTACGGAGTCCCTCCTGCCCCACGGTGATGATGGAGTCGCCGTCGGACAGGCCGGAAATCACCTCCACGTAATCCCCTTCCGCGATGCCGATTTCAAGAAGCCGCTTCTCGGCCGTGCCGTCCCGGAACAGGAAGGCGTAGGATCCCTCGGCTTCCGCCACCAGCGCTTTCTTCTCGACCTGCAGGACGTCTTCGTGGATCGCGATCACCAAGTTGACCGTGGTGAACATGCCCGGGCGCAGCGTTCCCCTGCGATCCCGGATTTCCACGGTGACCTTGACCGTCCCGCTCTGGGGATCCACGATGGGACTTATCCGGGCGACCCGGCCCGTGTGGGTCTGGTCCGATCCTTCGACATTGATGCGCACCGACTGTCCCGCCCGGACCTGTCCGATGTCCTTTTCCGGCACGTAGATGCGGGCGAGCAGCGGGTCGAGATCCGCCGTGCGGAATACCACGTCATTCGCATTCACGAGGTTCCCCACCTCGATCAATCGCTCTGTGATGATGCCGGCGAAGGGACTTCGGACCGTGGCATAGGCCAGTTGCAGCTTCGCCGATTCGTACTGGGTCCGGGCCGCTTCGTACTGGAACTTGGTCTGTTCGAATTCCTGGCTGCTGAGCAGTTCCTGTTCCAGCAGCTCCTGGGACCGGTTGTAATTCGATTCCAGGCTGTTCATGTTCACTTCCCGCTCCTGCAGCGTCAATTCCAGCGCGTCGGTGTCGAGCTGGGCCAGCGGCTGGCCTTCCTCCGCGCGGTCGCCCTCCTCGACCAGGATGGTCTTCACGAGCCCCTGCGTGCGGGAGACGACGTCCACGTGCCGCTCGGCCTCGAGCGACGTATAGGTAAGCAGCGTCGCCGCGATGTTGCCCCGCCCCACGGTTTTCACCTCGACCGGTATGGAAGCCCCGGTGCGCGCCATGGCGCCCATGCCGGGCCGCCCGCCGCGCTGATTCTGAGCCGCGTTGTCTTCCGCTTCCTCCTCGCCGCCGCAGGCAAGGGTCCCCGCCATGGCCAACGCCACCGACCAGCACGCCAGTTTCCTCATCCCAAACCGCTTGAACATGAACTGCTCCTTCAATTGTAAGATCCGGTACACGCCGGTCTTGTCGTCTCACTGCCCGCCTGGCAGGCTATTCCTTTCCATCGC includes the following:
- a CDS encoding efflux RND transporter periplasmic adaptor subunit, with the translated sequence MFKRFGMRKLACWSVALAMAGTLACGGEEEAEDNAAQNQRGGRPGMGAMARTGASIPVEVKTVGRGNIAATLLTYTSLEAERHVDVVSRTQGLVKTILVEEGDRAEEGQPLAQLDTDALELTLQEREVNMNSLESNYNRSQELLEQELLSSQEFEQTKFQYEAARTQYESAKLQLAYATVRSPFAGIITERLIEVGNLVNANDVVFRTADLDPLLARIYVPEKDIGQVRAGQSVRINVEGSDQTHTGRVARISPIVDPQSGTVKVTVEIRDRRGTLRPGMFTTVNLVIAIHEDVLQVEKKALVAEAEGSYAFLFRDGTAEKRLLEIGIAEGDYVEVISGLSDGDSIITVGQEGLRNGAPVRIAGQIPPAADGIAGGMGGGGEGSAQRPAAQEGNAGARGAATSGAATSGAATSGAAMDGAGEGAGGRPGGGDGGMRGGNRMMAMDLDQMKERMFQNPEIKAAYDKQMEEDPAFADDEERQRAFLIQQMRQMRTQRGGGRPQ